One window of Desulfovibrio subterraneus genomic DNA carries:
- a CDS encoding DUF1937 family protein produces the protein MSNGIVLVYLAAPYTHESERVRQARFLAVTEQAARGWEQGYGVYSPLTLTHEAAVRFGLPKDWAFWAAMCRATLERHHELWVLCLPGWRESVGVQAEIAIARALGLPVRYIEPESAMRCATCPYAIECYDPIARPCGWIGCPYSEGGQAK, from the coding sequence ATGAGTAACGGTATCGTGCTTGTGTATCTGGCTGCCCCTTACACTCATGAATCTGAAAGGGTGCGCCAAGCGCGTTTTCTGGCGGTGACAGAGCAGGCCGCCCGAGGATGGGAACAAGGCTATGGCGTGTATTCTCCGCTAACGCTCACACATGAAGCGGCAGTGCGTTTTGGTCTGCCCAAGGATTGGGCGTTTTGGGCGGCAATGTGTCGTGCCACGCTGGAACGGCACCACGAATTATGGGTGCTGTGCCTGCCTGGTTGGCGTGAGTCCGTAGGGGTGCAGGCAGAAATAGCAATTGCACGCGCCCTAGGCTTGCCTGTTCGCTATATCGAGCCTGAATCGGCTATGCGGTGCGCTACCTGCCCCTATGCGATTGAATGCTACGATCCGATAGCCCGCCCTTGCGGCTGGATTGGTTGTCCATATAGCGAGGGCGGGCAGGCAAAATGA
- a CDS encoding helix-turn-helix domain-containing protein, protein MQTLTVDEVAARLKRRPEWVRRLIRRKELRGYNMGTQKRPCYRVKEQDLTAFMDERTVNDIERD, encoded by the coding sequence ATGCAGACGTTGACCGTTGATGAAGTGGCAGCGCGTTTGAAAAGGCGACCCGAATGGGTGCGCCGGTTGATCAGGCGTAAGGAGTTGCGTGGGTACAATATGGGCACACAAAAACGGCCATGCTACCGCGTGAAAGAACAGGACCTGACCGCATTCATGGACGAACGGACCGTGAACGATATTGAGAGGGATTGA
- a CDS encoding tyrosine-type recombinase/integrase: MFGGVVPGCRPLSHEEVAGAVGAFSGRYVVRNRCLFILGILAGFRIREMLSLRVADVTARGKVRLTVRVARRHMKGKQESRVVYLAPEARRAILDQIRELGYPAPDSFLFRAQGDENKAISYTQARRVLQDAFGRCGIAEDVATHSMRKTFANETYEFMLAQVAEGRGVDPFMEVSQALGHKDPKSTTHYLSFRDESRRAAIRHMGRMLHADVDR, encoded by the coding sequence GTGTTTGGAGGTGTTGTGCCAGGTTGCCGCCCCTTGTCACACGAAGAGGTTGCTGGGGCTGTAGGTGCCTTCAGCGGACGCTATGTGGTTCGTAATCGTTGCCTATTTATTTTAGGTATTCTTGCAGGCTTTCGCATACGCGAAATGCTTTCTCTTCGTGTAGCCGATGTAACCGCCCGCGGCAAGGTGCGCCTTACTGTTCGGGTTGCCCGCCGTCACATGAAAGGCAAGCAGGAAAGCCGCGTCGTGTATCTGGCACCGGAAGCACGGAGGGCTATTCTGGATCAGATTCGGGAGCTTGGATACCCGGCCCCTGATTCTTTCCTGTTCCGTGCCCAGGGCGACGAAAACAAGGCCATATCCTACACCCAGGCGCGCCGCGTGTTGCAGGATGCCTTCGGGAGGTGTGGCATTGCCGAAGACGTGGCAACGCATAGTATGCGCAAGACCTTTGCGAACGAGACATACGAGTTCATGCTTGCCCAGGTAGCGGAAGGCCGGGGCGTTGATCCGTTTATGGAGGTGTCGCAAGCCCTGGGGCACAAAGACCCCAAGAGCACGACGCATTATCTTTCATTCCGCGATGAGAGCCGCCGCGCGGCAATAAGGCATATGGGGAGGATGCTGCATGCAGACGTTGACCGTTGA